One stretch of Chryseobacterium fluminis DNA includes these proteins:
- a CDS encoding trigger factor has protein sequence MKVTAQNHDDVSALLTVTLEKSDYKERVEKQLINYAKNAQVPGFRKGKVPLSMVRKQYEAGIAFEEINKQVSDALNNYINENKLRLVGQPVPQPVNEFDYNADQLEVAFEVGYEPEFTIDLAKYEAPHYKVEASEKEINKSIENMQKRFAEQVPQDKITKDSYIALEITQVVEENAEGEHHHHPKNATITAENKEAFKLVKSLKMDGSVKVSKETLAGDEELAKELGFSKEEVEHLHHNEVEVKVKDFYSLNLAELNQELFDKVYGEGNIKSEEELKEKVKSELDEYFQQNADVHFVNKVLEQVSEKEEVKLPEAFLVKWLQFSNQNIQSEEQAKEILESEKNQLKYQIIEGKLMSDNEIQLDYADVLAQAEQLVRNQLAIYGIHHLGDEEIQKYAVEMLKDQEQVRQISSEVAMTKLKDVILEKATKKETEISHDEFLEELKK, from the coding sequence ATGAAGGTTACCGCACAAAACCATGATGATGTAAGTGCATTGCTTACAGTGACATTGGAAAAATCTGACTACAAAGAAAGAGTAGAAAAGCAATTGATTAATTATGCTAAAAATGCGCAAGTTCCTGGTTTCAGAAAAGGAAAAGTGCCTTTAAGTATGGTTAGAAAACAATATGAAGCAGGTATTGCATTCGAAGAAATCAACAAACAGGTTTCTGATGCTTTAAATAACTATATTAATGAAAACAAATTAAGATTAGTTGGACAGCCTGTTCCTCAGCCCGTAAACGAATTCGATTACAATGCTGACCAATTGGAAGTTGCTTTTGAAGTTGGGTATGAGCCTGAATTCACGATAGATTTAGCTAAATATGAAGCGCCTCACTACAAAGTGGAAGCTTCAGAAAAAGAAATCAACAAGAGTATTGAAAACATGCAGAAGCGTTTCGCTGAGCAGGTTCCTCAGGATAAAATCACTAAAGATTCTTACATCGCTTTAGAAATCACTCAGGTTGTAGAAGAAAATGCTGAAGGAGAGCACCACCACCATCCAAAGAATGCTACCATTACCGCTGAAAACAAAGAAGCTTTCAAATTGGTAAAGTCGCTGAAAATGGACGGATCTGTAAAAGTTTCCAAAGAAACTCTTGCCGGTGACGAAGAACTGGCTAAAGAATTAGGATTCAGCAAAGAAGAAGTAGAGCATTTACACCACAACGAAGTTGAAGTAAAAGTAAAAGATTTCTATTCTTTAAACTTAGCAGAACTGAACCAGGAGCTTTTTGATAAAGTATACGGTGAAGGAAACATCAAGTCTGAAGAGGAGCTTAAAGAAAAAGTAAAGTCTGAACTGGATGAATATTTCCAGCAGAATGCTGATGTTCACTTTGTGAATAAAGTATTGGAGCAGGTTTCTGAGAAAGAAGAAGTGAAACTTCCGGAGGCTTTCCTTGTGAAGTGGTTACAGTTCTCTAACCAGAATATCCAGTCTGAAGAGCAGGCTAAAGAAATCCTTGAATCTGAGAAAAACCAGTTGAAATATCAGATCATCGAAGGAAAACTGATGAGTGATAACGAAATTCAGTTGGACTATGCTGATGTTTTGGCACAGGCAGAGCAATTGGTCAGAAATCAGCTGGCGATCTATGGAATTCACCACTTAGGTGATGAGGAAATCCAGAAATATGCTGTTGAGATGTTGAAAGACCAGGAGCAGGTAAGACAGATCTCTTCTGAAGTAGCGATGACTAAGTTAAAAGATGTTATCTTGGAAAAAGCAACTAAGAAAGAAACTGAAATCTCTCATGATGAGTTTTTAGAAGAACTTAAAAAATAA
- a CDS encoding TonB-dependent receptor domain-containing protein, translated as MKGFDVSYSGINQEFGIYKGAHLGSPLDFYKAIKFGQPYYLDDFSYDITNPKQEVEHHIAKVSAYKRFENFGKISFQYSFQLNRRKEYDIRRGELNELPSMDLRLITHSASLTHLLERGNWSLESGLSGGFQDNYPNPDTKARRLIPDYYRYDAGAFSVFKYNFNAKWNAEVGARYDFSRYDAYKYYDAKDWNEKYADLYPQFFVKEADSRILTRPILDYHNFSANMGVQYRPTSTFEFKLNLSRADRTPNPAELFSDGLHHSAAIIEEGDLSIQKETVYNANLLLMGKFNVLKGLHVEVNPYYMISDSFINQVPTGIETSNRGVFPVWSYQQIKARIFGIDADAELNILNHLKWNTSFSALKGDDLTHNEPLILMMPANLRNAVEFKLNTPRNFYIRVENQHVFKQNRFPIRNQNIDFIEDGTTFNEELDLSTPPAAYTLFNASVGADLLKNLNVNFRINNIFNTEYREYLNRLRYFMPESGRNFIVTLKYNF; from the coding sequence ATGAAGGGTTTTGATGTATCATACAGCGGAATCAATCAGGAATTCGGGATCTACAAAGGCGCACACCTGGGAAGTCCGCTGGATTTTTATAAAGCCATTAAATTTGGGCAGCCTTATTATCTGGATGATTTCAGTTATGATATTACCAATCCTAAGCAGGAGGTCGAGCATCATATAGCAAAAGTATCCGCTTATAAACGTTTTGAAAATTTCGGGAAAATCAGTTTTCAGTACAGCTTCCAGCTGAACCGTCGTAAAGAATATGATATCAGGAGAGGAGAGCTGAACGAGCTTCCTTCTATGGATCTGAGGCTGATCACCCATTCAGCCAGTCTTACGCACCTTTTGGAAAGAGGAAACTGGAGTCTGGAAAGTGGCCTTTCAGGAGGTTTTCAGGATAATTATCCCAACCCGGACACGAAAGCAAGACGCCTGATTCCTGACTATTACAGATATGATGCAGGTGCTTTCTCTGTATTCAAGTATAACTTTAATGCAAAATGGAATGCAGAAGTGGGAGCCAGATACGATTTCAGCAGATATGATGCCTATAAATATTATGATGCGAAAGACTGGAACGAAAAATATGCAGATCTGTATCCTCAGTTTTTTGTAAAAGAAGCGGACAGCAGAATCTTAACACGTCCCATTCTGGACTATCATAATTTTTCTGCCAATATGGGAGTACAGTACAGACCCACCAGTACCTTTGAATTTAAATTAAACCTTTCAAGGGCGGACAGAACACCGAACCCGGCGGAACTTTTTTCCGATGGTCTTCACCATTCTGCTGCCATTATTGAAGAGGGAGACCTGTCTATTCAGAAAGAAACGGTATATAATGCCAATCTCCTACTGATGGGCAAATTCAATGTACTGAAAGGTTTACACGTTGAGGTGAATCCTTATTACATGATTTCGGATAGTTTTATCAACCAGGTACCTACCGGGATAGAGACCTCCAACAGAGGCGTTTTCCCTGTATGGAGCTATCAGCAGATCAAAGCACGTATTTTTGGAATCGATGCAGATGCAGAACTGAATATTCTTAATCATTTAAAATGGAATACTAGCTTCAGCGCATTGAAAGGCGATGATCTTACCCATAATGAACCCCTGATTTTAATGATGCCTGCCAATCTCCGTAATGCCGTAGAGTTTAAACTGAATACTCCCCGAAACTTTTATATCAGGGTCGAAAATCAGCATGTCTTTAAACAAAACCGGTTCCCTATCAGAAATCAGAATATTGATTTTATTGAAGATGGAACTACATTTAATGAAGAACTGGATCTGAGCACACCTCCTGCAGCATATACCCTGTTTAATGCCTCCGTGGGTGCCGATCTGCTCAAAAATCTGAATGTCAATTTCAGAATCAACAACATTTTTAATACAGAGTACCGTGAATATCTTAACAGGCTGAGATATTTTATGCCGGAATCCGGAAGAAACTTTATCGTTACTCTTAAATACAACTTCTAA
- a CDS encoding TonB-dependent receptor plug domain-containing protein, translating into MKLIYSLLLIFCGLAITNAQQTFAVHGTVQDFHDKTMLENAVVKIGEYTTKTGKNGKFSFNNIPAGKYILIARHPDCNDYTENIGVTQDIHLAITLEHHAENIEVVTLHGNHKKSSSVIIKTLDNAEIERNSTENLGNLLSTISGVTVLKTGNNITKPVIHGLYGSRIAIVNNGVKMAEQEWGVEHAPNVDVNEFEHIDVIKGASALKYGSDAVGGAVVLEPAVLPKKDTVMGNIKLSGISNGRGGEISANIAKTWQNQWFVKTGGSYKKLGICTFPITRCRIPERRSILLIFLLEITVL; encoded by the coding sequence ATGAAATTGATATATAGTTTATTGCTGATCTTTTGCGGATTGGCAATTACCAATGCACAGCAGACTTTCGCCGTACACGGAACTGTCCAGGATTTTCATGACAAAACGATGCTGGAAAATGCCGTGGTGAAAATAGGGGAATACACTACCAAAACAGGGAAAAACGGTAAGTTTTCATTTAACAATATTCCCGCAGGGAAATATATTCTTATTGCCAGACATCCTGACTGCAACGATTATACTGAAAATATAGGAGTTACACAGGATATACACCTGGCCATTACCCTTGAGCATCATGCGGAGAATATTGAAGTGGTAACCTTACACGGAAATCACAAAAAAAGCAGCTCTGTTATTATAAAAACCCTTGATAATGCTGAAATTGAAAGAAATTCTACCGAAAATCTGGGGAATTTATTGTCGACAATATCAGGAGTTACGGTGCTCAAAACCGGGAATAATATCACAAAACCGGTCATTCACGGGTTGTACGGAAGCCGTATCGCTATTGTGAACAACGGTGTGAAGATGGCAGAACAGGAGTGGGGAGTAGAGCATGCGCCCAATGTAGATGTTAACGAATTTGAACATATAGATGTGATTAAAGGAGCATCTGCATTGAAATATGGCAGTGATGCGGTGGGCGGCGCAGTCGTGCTTGAGCCGGCTGTTTTGCCTAAAAAGGATACGGTGATGGGAAATATAAAACTGTCAGGTATTTCCAATGGCAGAGGAGGCGAAATTTCGGCAAATATTGCTAAAACGTGGCAAAATCAGTGGTTTGTAAAAACAGGGGGAAGTTATAAAAAGCTGGGGATCTGTACATTCCCCATCACACGCTGCAGAATACCGGAGCGGAGATCAATTCTTTTAATTTTTCTTTTGGAAATCACAGTTTTATGA
- a CDS encoding ABC-F family ATP-binding cassette domain-containing protein, whose protein sequence is MLSVQGLGLHHSGNYLFQNVNFTIKKDDKIGLVGKNGAGKSTLLKMLSGEITFYEGNVVPEGNITIGFLKQDLDFVKGRTVWDETMQAFEQINAWKEELEEINHQMTVRTDYESDSYTDLINRMTDLNDLLMHHDAYNLEGDIEKVLFGLGFKADDFQKITDEFSGGWRMRIELAKLLLQKNDLMLLDEPTNHLDMESIIWLENFLKDYPGAILLVSHDKQFMTAVCNRTFDVNNRKVDDYKANYSKYLVMREDRREKLIQAKKNQDAEIKQMEDNINKFRASATKASFAQSLIKKLDKIERIEVDNEDVSKFNIRFVQSQVPGKVIFEAENLGKAYGEKQIFDDVDFIVQRGDRIALLGQNGQGKTTLAKILAGDIKDYSGNWNLGHNVNIGYFAQNQEEVLTPNKTVQEEAEDAATEETRPRVRDLLGSFLFQGEAVNKKTKVLSGGERNRLALCKLLLRPFNTLIMDEPTNHLDIQSKEIIKLALQKFEGTLIVISHDREFLQGLCDKIYEFRDGKMKEFLGDINEYLEFRQKESIREISAEKAKLHSDEPKAEPKKAEVKPTVSNQPSAIVSKEQKNLQNKLKKVEEKISELELKVEEMEASFAKENPSDETLEKYNKIKEDLDLALQEWEHLGSQLN, encoded by the coding sequence ATGCTTTCTGTTCAAGGTTTAGGACTACATCATTCGGGGAACTATTTGTTCCAAAACGTAAATTTCACGATTAAAAAGGATGATAAAATTGGTTTGGTTGGTAAAAATGGAGCGGGAAAATCCACTTTACTGAAAATGCTTTCCGGAGAAATTACTTTCTATGAAGGAAATGTAGTTCCTGAGGGAAACATCACCATAGGTTTTCTGAAGCAGGATCTTGATTTCGTAAAAGGAAGAACCGTTTGGGATGAAACCATGCAGGCTTTTGAGCAGATCAATGCCTGGAAAGAAGAACTGGAAGAAATAAATCATCAGATGACGGTAAGAACCGATTATGAAAGTGATTCTTACACGGATCTGATCAACAGAATGACAGATCTGAACGACCTTTTGATGCACCATGATGCGTATAACCTGGAAGGGGATATCGAAAAAGTGTTGTTCGGTTTAGGTTTTAAAGCAGATGATTTCCAAAAAATAACGGACGAATTTTCCGGAGGTTGGAGAATGAGAATCGAACTCGCAAAACTGCTTCTCCAGAAAAATGACCTGATGCTTCTCGATGAGCCTACCAATCACCTGGATATGGAATCCATCATATGGCTCGAAAACTTCCTGAAAGATTACCCGGGAGCCATCCTGTTGGTAAGTCACGACAAACAGTTTATGACGGCAGTCTGTAACCGTACTTTTGATGTGAATAACAGAAAAGTGGACGATTATAAAGCCAATTATTCAAAATATCTGGTGATGAGGGAAGATCGCCGTGAAAAACTGATTCAGGCTAAGAAAAATCAGGATGCGGAGATCAAACAGATGGAAGATAACATCAATAAATTCCGTGCGAGTGCTACCAAAGCTTCTTTTGCCCAGTCACTGATTAAAAAATTAGATAAAATTGAGCGTATTGAAGTGGATAATGAAGACGTTTCAAAATTCAATATCCGTTTTGTACAGTCTCAGGTTCCCGGAAAAGTTATTTTCGAAGCTGAAAACCTCGGTAAAGCATACGGCGAAAAGCAGATCTTCGATGATGTGGATTTTATTGTCCAGAGAGGAGACAGGATTGCCCTCTTAGGACAGAACGGGCAGGGAAAAACCACGCTGGCCAAAATTCTTGCCGGAGATATCAAGGACTATTCCGGAAACTGGAACTTAGGACACAACGTGAATATCGGTTATTTTGCACAGAATCAGGAAGAAGTTCTTACTCCGAATAAAACCGTACAGGAGGAAGCTGAAGATGCAGCAACGGAAGAAACCAGACCCAGAGTACGGGACCTGTTAGGATCTTTCCTTTTTCAGGGAGAAGCCGTCAATAAAAAGACGAAAGTGCTTTCAGGAGGCGAAAGAAACCGTCTGGCTCTGTGTAAACTTCTTTTGCGTCCTTTCAACACACTGATTATGGATGAGCCTACCAATCACCTGGATATTCAGTCTAAGGAGATTATCAAGCTGGCATTGCAGAAATTTGAAGGCACACTGATCGTCATTTCGCACGACAGGGAATTCTTACAGGGACTGTGTGATAAAATTTATGAATTCCGGGATGGTAAAATGAAAGAATTCTTAGGGGATATCAATGAATATCTGGAGTTCAGACAGAAAGAAAGCATCAGGGAAATCTCAGCAGAAAAAGCAAAACTTCACAGTGATGAACCTAAGGCCGAACCCAAAAAAGCTGAGGTAAAGCCAACAGTTAGTAACCAGCCATCAGCCATTGTAAGCAAGGAACAGAAAAATCTTCAGAACAAATTAAAAAAAGTGGAAGAAAAAATCTCTGAGCTTGAACTGAAAGTTGAAGAAATGGAAGCCTCTTTTGCGAAGGAAAACCCTTCCGATGAGACCCTTGAAAAATATAATAAAATCAAAGAAGACCTGGATCTTGCCTTACAGGAGTGGGAGCATCTGGGATCTCAGCTGAATTAA
- a CDS encoding T6SS phospholipase effector Tle1-like catalytic domain-containing protein: MEKEMISIGIFFDGTGNNGINATSSRMPEKNNQSYQSDITNIYKLFRLFSGSGKIYIEGIGTVSGQEDSDFAMVTCKNPYGYTGYSSDDKLTEALLFINEKTRDQTKEYHFYIYGFSRGSMLARNLCNELILTENIKIKFLGIFDTVESDPFNEYNVSVLPDIEHVFHICATNECRYFFPLTGIFDESKQREDTILKTGASVWKEIFVPGAHADIGGGYLESSQSVYISANYTNNKELVDYVETIRTSDEDSEGNRIWEFLLEGYSIDEGTFFSQAYIKRDKVYNDLAKVYGKLMLTETNAVQTVFSTEFDESNFEINGSRHAFLFDFSNKLERYIKDLSPDLKPVYNYRDFAEYTHISANFGLYPHVLYKQAEVHLHTEAINNGLNVPGNANLDRTGAPYPELQQLEDGTIVDYAYGSNIPNNDTWSRSILIKENIYNKY, encoded by the coding sequence ATGGAAAAAGAAATGATATCAATCGGAATATTTTTCGATGGGACAGGAAATAACGGAATAAATGCAACTTCTTCCCGGATGCCTGAAAAAAATAATCAAAGCTACCAGAGTGATATAACGAATATCTACAAACTTTTCAGATTGTTCAGTGGCAGCGGAAAAATATATATAGAAGGAATAGGTACGGTTTCCGGGCAGGAAGACAGTGATTTTGCCATGGTAACCTGTAAAAATCCTTATGGATATACCGGCTACTCTTCCGACGATAAACTTACTGAAGCGCTCCTTTTCATAAATGAGAAAACACGCGATCAGACGAAAGAATATCATTTTTATATCTATGGATTCAGCAGGGGAAGTATGCTGGCGAGAAATCTGTGCAACGAACTCATTCTGACGGAAAATATAAAAATTAAATTTCTGGGTATTTTTGACACGGTAGAATCTGATCCTTTTAACGAGTATAATGTCAGTGTCCTGCCTGATATTGAGCATGTTTTTCATATCTGTGCCACAAACGAATGCCGGTATTTTTTTCCCCTGACCGGTATTTTTGATGAATCAAAACAAAGAGAAGATACGATTTTGAAGACAGGAGCTTCCGTATGGAAAGAAATTTTTGTTCCCGGAGCGCATGCTGATATCGGAGGAGGATATCTGGAAAGTTCACAGTCGGTATATATTTCAGCAAATTATACCAACAATAAAGAGCTTGTCGATTATGTAGAAACCATACGGACTTCAGATGAAGATTCGGAAGGAAACAGAATCTGGGAATTCCTTCTTGAAGGATACTCGATAGATGAAGGAACATTCTTTTCCCAGGCTTATATAAAAAGAGATAAAGTTTATAATGACCTTGCAAAGGTGTACGGAAAACTGATGCTCACTGAAACCAATGCAGTGCAGACCGTATTCAGTACAGAATTCGACGAATCCAACTTTGAAATCAATGGCTCCCGGCATGCGTTTTTGTTTGATTTTTCAAATAAACTGGAAAGATATATCAAAGATCTTTCACCCGACCTGAAACCTGTTTATAACTACCGTGACTTTGCAGAGTACACGCATATTTCTGCGAATTTCGGTTTATATCCCCACGTTTTATATAAACAGGCAGAAGTTCACCTTCATACTGAAGCCATCAACAACGGTCTGAATGTACCGGGTAATGCAAATCTGGACAGGACAGGAGCGCCATACCCAGAATTACAACAGCTGGAGGATGGCACTATTGTGGATTATGCTTACGGAAGCAATATTCCGAATAACGATACCTGGAGTCGTTCTATATTGATTAAAGAGAATATATATAATAAATATTAG
- a CDS encoding response regulator transcription factor — translation MKSQIKVALIDDEELILEGVKMLLSSEQNISVGLTANNGPDFLKNLEHISKDNFPDIALVDVQMQPMNGFELVEILKDKYPELKIIILSSHYKTTILGYMVKLGVSAFLPKNSNRKTFIDAITMVYKNGVFFTAEDHQMLFSYMNSSSKKKTLFEMDDELSDREKDVVKLICQECTNNEIAEKLFISPRTVESHRQRIVEKIGAKNTVGIVIYAIINNIHPVERI, via the coding sequence ATGAAATCCCAAATTAAAGTAGCCTTAATTGATGATGAAGAGCTGATCCTCGAAGGCGTAAAAATGTTATTGTCCTCCGAACAGAATATTTCGGTGGGGCTTACGGCTAACAACGGCCCGGATTTTCTGAAAAACCTGGAGCATATTTCCAAAGATAATTTTCCGGATATTGCTCTGGTGGATGTTCAGATGCAGCCAATGAACGGTTTTGAACTCGTGGAAATTTTAAAGGATAAATACCCTGAGCTCAAAATAATCATTCTTTCTTCCCATTATAAAACCACCATTTTAGGATATATGGTGAAATTGGGAGTGTCCGCATTTCTTCCTAAAAATTCCAACCGGAAAACGTTTATCGACGCCATTACCATGGTGTATAAAAACGGGGTGTTTTTCACTGCCGAAGATCATCAGATGCTGTTTTCCTACATGAACAGTTCATCTAAAAAGAAAACCCTGTTTGAAATGGATGATGAGCTCTCAGACCGTGAAAAAGACGTTGTAAAGCTTATCTGCCAGGAGTGTACCAATAATGAGATTGCTGAAAAACTCTTCATCAGCCCAAGAACGGTGGAAAGCCACCGGCAGAGGATTGTTGAAAAAATAGGCGCAAAAAATACAGTGGGCATTGTGATCTATGCCATCATCAATAATATTCATCCCGTAGAAAGAATCTGA
- a CDS encoding sensor histidine kinase yields the protein MIIVSFILLAYRSFIQRIIKEKNTQHEAEVQHQKSLVLENIKAQEEERKRIAVMIHDDIGNRLNILSLWLNNLDTKGDELIKKNISGQMSSLIDSARSISHSLYPVNLESVGLVLYIEELIANLATRVNITLTVSPKFQKKDIFIEVQLYRIIQEFTTNVLKHSKATRIRIYIRDDRTSLGVVISDNGESFDYEAVKKGMGIKNIESRIKSMNAVHKWKNIPEKGSRLIIKIPYNNEIPN from the coding sequence GTGATTATTGTATCTTTTATTTTGCTGGCATACAGAAGTTTTATCCAGCGGATTATCAAGGAAAAAAATACCCAGCACGAAGCCGAAGTGCAGCACCAGAAAAGTCTTGTTTTAGAAAATATTAAAGCCCAGGAAGAAGAAAGGAAAAGAATTGCAGTAATGATTCATGATGATATCGGGAACCGTTTGAATATCCTTTCCCTATGGCTCAACAATCTGGATACCAAAGGGGATGAGCTGATTAAAAAAAATATTTCGGGGCAGATGTCCTCGCTTATTGACTCTGCAAGAAGTATTTCCCATTCACTATATCCTGTAAATCTTGAATCAGTGGGTTTGGTCTTGTATATTGAAGAACTCATCGCCAATCTGGCGACCAGAGTCAATATTACCCTTACGGTAAGTCCGAAATTTCAGAAAAAAGACATTTTTATTGAAGTTCAGCTATACCGGATCATACAGGAATTTACCACCAATGTTCTGAAGCATTCAAAAGCAACAAGAATCCGGATCTACATCAGAGATGACCGGACCAGCCTGGGGGTGGTGATTTCCGATAACGGCGAAAGTTTTGATTATGAAGCTGTAAAAAAGGGAATGGGTATAAAAAATATTGAATCCAGAATCAAATCTATGAATGCTGTTCACAAATGGAAAAATATCCCGGAAAAAGGAAGCCGTTTAATCATTAAAATCCCGTACAACAATGAAATCCCAAATTAA
- a CDS encoding DUF5715 family protein, with product MKKFLFLIAASFIHGSYYSQATKKTIPCYDLSAVLKVEPTSLYKPHLDASRSFGIKILHNSKTVSKYVSNGKFHKIKKSGKGYRVQKLDYSRPWMVSKAKATLEKIGARFSKETKGHTFTVSSVTRTLEDQCRLRKVNTNASLGISSHNYGNSFDISYIRFNDVVKYNPKMEAALEKVLKYYANSGMIYYIKEKQQSCYHITVRNY from the coding sequence TATTCTCAGGCAACAAAAAAAACAATACCCTGTTATGATCTTTCAGCAGTTTTAAAGGTAGAGCCTACTTCTTTATATAAGCCGCATCTGGATGCTTCCAGAAGCTTCGGAATAAAAATTTTACACAATTCAAAAACAGTTTCGAAATATGTCAGCAACGGAAAGTTCCATAAAATAAAAAAATCCGGGAAAGGATACCGTGTACAGAAGCTTGACTACAGCAGGCCCTGGATGGTATCAAAAGCCAAAGCGACCCTCGAAAAAATAGGAGCCCGGTTTAGCAAGGAAACGAAAGGCCATACCTTTACGGTTTCGTCGGTTACCCGTACACTGGAAGATCAGTGCAGATTAAGAAAAGTTAATACCAATGCATCCCTGGGGATAAGCTCCCATAATTACGGAAATTCTTTCGACATTTCCTATATCCGGTTTAATGATGTTGTGAAGTACAATCCCAAGATGGAAGCGGCTTTAGAAAAGGTTTTAAAATATTATGCGAATTCCGGAATGATTTATTACATTAAGGAAAAGCAGCAAAGCTGTTATCACATTACGGTAAGGAATTATTAA